The Dreissena polymorpha isolate Duluth1 chromosome 4, UMN_Dpol_1.0, whole genome shotgun sequence region AGCGAGCATCAGACGTATTTGCGGTATTTAGCTGTCTTGCAGTTATCGTACTCACGCTGTGcgatatatatatctatatatatatctatctatctatctatatattcACCGCCATGTTTTGTCTGCAGTTTGGTTTATCTGCTGCGTCCTTGTTTTCTTGACGTACAGCGGGTGTATATGCTACAACGGCAGACATTATTTGTATCCCATGGATTTGTATAATATAGACAGTGCATCATTTTATTGTTCTAGCGTATTTTGGTCATCAATGATAATTAATACGAAcatttttcaagaacatttttattatttcacaGATGTACATGTTAAGTCGATAACAAGTAACCTTGCATATGTATACGATTGAAATCGAAGTTATTAAGTACATCAGAGTATATGCATACATGTGGTAAAATAAACACGTGATTTGTTGCATATGAAATAATTGAATGTTAATTATGCACTTAGACATCTCTGTTATAACACAAGTGTGGATAGCAAAAGAGTTAAACTATAAATTAACTATGAGTTGAAGTTAATTTAAGGAGcactttgtttactttttttaccTCAGAGATGATAGAGACACAGAGATTTGAATATTAGAAAAATAAGAATGAATGATGCATTCAGATACTCGGAGACACCTTTAAGAAACACTAATGCAGCAAATGTACATAGAAGCGTTCTGTTAAGAAGCAGTCTTCTACATGTCTTCGACTCCGAGGCGGCGATCACTCGGAACACCTTGATGTTATTCGGGTTTCCCTGCTCCGCGAGAGCGAACTTGCTGCCCTCGTCGTTGAATGAGATGCACATGGGCCTCGCAAGGAAATCCACGAGGATCTGTCGGAACGCCCCCTTGTCTTTCACCTTGTGGATGTCGTTGGACCAGTAACCGCACACGTACAGGTTCCCGTGGATGTCCACCTCGACGCCGCGCgggccacaggtggttagcgtgtggctatgctattaattagtgaaaacatcattttgaatgataaataatcatattataacgaaaaattaacttttctgaaaaaaaatatttcactatcaaatatatatataacaaggtatgcaactcaaaatcagcccaaaacggggtgcatcgctttgaacagccatatcttcatcaattttgcagcgattttcacgatctcggtcttattcaacgcagaaatgaatttcctttctggaaatgtatatgtcttgcaatatttttacaaatgctgggtcaacttttaagaaataacacgatacacaacacgcatgacccagttgacagtgatcatgtattctttatgaatgaaatctccagttgtaaagacacacctccgcattggaccaatgaaatcactcgtatgtttaaaatgtcagtcagttgaaatgtatgtaaacaaaggtttcaaacggcgctggacagttagtcttgatgcagaatgtaacgacaagaacggtaataatgttttttcatacgttttattgaattatggtatcgaactacacgaactttatagggaagttgccctttactccgtgaagatttcagtcttaaagacagcatgatcactgtcaactgggtcatgcgtgttgtgtatcgtgttatttcttaaaagttgacccagcatttgtaaaaatattgcaagacatatacatttccagaaaggaaattcatttctgcgttgaataagaccgaaatcgtgaaaatcgctgcaaaattgatgaagatatggctgttcaaagcgatgcaccccgttttgggctgattttgagttgcataccttgttatatatatatttgatagtgaaatatattttttcagaaaagttaatttttcgttataatatgattatttatcattcaaaatgatgttttcactaataaatatcatagccacacgctaaccacctgtggcgcGGGCCAGAAACCGGTTATATGAAGAACCgggtatatatatacatatatatatatatatatatatatatatatatatatatatatatatatatatatatatatatatatatatatatatatatatatatatatatatatatatatatatatatgtatatatatatatttaataatcaaTTTTAAAAGTTGTTCTATAAAGAAGTACCTAATGACGacatgaaaattatttgaattatattCAAGAGAAACTCAACCCAGAGATGTGAAAATGGCCGTTCCGTAATGAATCCGTGACTTTGATAagaaatttgaaattatgttttcTAAAATGTGTAGATACGCACGCATATCCTAAAGCAAATTAGTAATTGACTGAGTTTTAAGACATATGAAAGCCCTCAATAAAAAGTTGTcgaaataatgacaaaaaagttGTCGAGATAATTAGTGAAAAACACATTTACATGATTGACCCCTTTTACATTAAAATGTGACctactaaaccgaaaatttggtAGGGTAATGTGTTCCCGTAAAGACCAGTCATCATGTGGTATATAACAACTCTATACTTAATTGTTCTAAATATTCAACGGATTATTTAACTAACGGTCGGATGAGTGGACAGACCGACAATGTAAAAATATAGTATATATCTATCTGCAGTTGATGTGTGACATAAACCGTAATCTCAATTTTAAAATCGAAGTAACTTAGGTACACGACTTTGCCAAATTACGAAAGAGATTGGAGTTATTACGTACGATAGcttagataaaaaataatttataaaaaattgtatcaaataacttattatgttttgaatgtatattcacaaatatatatgaaaacGACGGAACGATGACGACGGTAAGAGAATAATAGCACGACGGCACGATGACGACTTCATTTCGACATCTTGGCAAAAACGCGAATGCTAGATGAAAGTCATGAGTTTGCGATGTCAAGAATCCACCACGATACGATAATACGCTCGTCTAGCAACAATACGACGTTATAACGCACAAACATAATCGTGCAATCGCCACTACATAACCGAGTGTGTTATTAACTTCAAAAACAACGATGCCACTAACCGAACATCATACCATTTTAGTAGGCCTGTAATATGACAATTCATATTCAGTTATCTACCCAAatgattttgtttcaaaaaaggTAGTATCAAATTCATTTTTCCGATGAAAGATTCGTGTACTGtactttcatatatatatacagaatATTATAATGCACAAGtaacattttaaacatgtttttaattcaaatttaatgttatacccaaaatataaatatattttgcataagTATATAATCCGTTAATATGAACgaaaaacattaacaataaatgtaatcgatgaaaaaacaaacaacaaatataagATTGATTAACCGTAACAGTAATGTGAAACTAGTTCAAATGTTTGCTTAAAGTATAACGTGAATATAAGAATAATACAAGAGTATTTTCTGGttgctttaacaaatattttttcattgCATCTCTTCTGTTTATTGTAACTTATGTTTAATAACACCTGCGTTAAAACAGTCTTTTATCATTAAATAGATACAAACATTATATTTGTACACGATTACACAGCTTTCCAAACTCTATCATTTACTGGTTTACCAAACAtaaatagaacagaacagaacattgATCCATCCCCAAACAGAGTGTACcaaaaagtgttgtttgtaaaaaaaatacgtgtATTGAATAAGTTTTATCATTAAAAAGCCTTCTAATTTCTGTGTTTGTTTCCTATTTATATTTTTCGAAAAATGATTCAATCATTAAGCTTACATAGGCAAATGAAAATACGTGCGGTATGACTACTATACAAGACATTCCATAAATTTGATAATGTTGTATTTCTTATACAGATTTGGTTTCGTGTGAAAacttacaaattaataaaaacaagcgATTAACACTAACAATGGTTATTACAaccaatttataatatattttttatcaatttttcgTCAACAACGTTTAGTCGACTGTCTTTTGTTCCAGCGGTGGGCCATACACGCATTGTCCAAGTAAACGGAAAAGGTGCCACAGCGCTGCATTATTACTTGGATACATATCTACAGACATCTTATATGCATTAAATGCATCCTCAAACTTATTTTCTAATTCCAAAATATGTCCAAACATATTAAAAGTTGTTTCTATATGTCCTCCCGATACAGAATTAAAACTAAATACGCAGTACTGTCTTAGTTTTGTCGCCGCTGCTTGTTTCTTCTTTGCATCAGTAGCAGACATGTATTGAAGGTAATATAGAAACGGTTTTGCGTCAATCACTGCGTAGTCCATCGGGCTGACCTCTATATCGTCATATCCTCCATTATAATCTTCTGTTCTCCTGTATATTTCATAAACAATGTGTTTTGGTACACAATTAATGTCGTGAATTGAAAATCGAACATTCAGGATAAACTTTGAAAGACACGCCATATATAGTTCCGCTGGTGTAGAGAagtgtttaagattaaaaaatcGAAACTGGTTCATTCTAAATAAGGATATTTCAACCATATCAGCTTTAATATTTTTCTCAGCATGCTCAAGCAATGACTCTGCCTTTTCAAATTGTCGCGTGCAAACAAGCATTGATACATACTTCAAAACACAGGACATATTTTCACCAGAAATGGAGTCTCGGTACATCTTCGTAATGTTTTCCGAAATAGGCATCTTGTTGGTAATGCATCGAGAAGCTTGAATGGACGCTATGTCGCTATAAATGCCATTCAAAACAAATTCAAGCTCGTGTATGTACTGAATTGCACGTTCCAATTCATATTTTATCTTCATTGTCCATTTTTTTAAAATGGCTTCGACCAAATTTGCGTTCATATATATTTCTCTACACCGACTCAACAATAAGTCCGTACTCAAAGAGCCATCTACCAAATCACTGATAATATATGAGCGATTGTGTTCTCTTGATGGTAGTTGTGATTTGCATTTTATTAAGGTGTCTGACAATCTTTCTCCCACGTTGTCCATGCGTAATTTGTCAATGCATGTTAAATTCATATCAATAATTTTGGTGAGCTCCTTTTGCAACAGGTCAAAGTCCTTGAATTCCAGTTTACCTTCAAACAAATTCACAGACGAAATAGTGTAATGAGGACAATATCTGCGTCTCATGAAACGTCTTAGTGTGTTCAAACAATAGAGGACACATTGCACTAGATTGTTATCTCCCCATACGTGTTCTGGAAACTGCTCAACTGTAAACAATAAAGCCGTTTTTAAATGAAAGGTGCACAATCTGTCATCTACAAGTGGTTTAAGCATTTCTTTCCGGATCATCTTTATAATAACGTATGCCCTCATCTGAACCATATTAATATCAAACATAAGCAGACGTTCGATCATGTTGGTTGAAATTCTCCACTGAATATCTACAAATTCTGCATCATATTTGATCGTCATATAAGCAATCTGAATGAATTTATCGTATTGAGTTCTATTGCCTAGGTTTCCTGGAGACATTAGAAAAACTCCACATTCCTTGGCCTTTTTTATAATTGCCTGTTTTGGCCAATGACCAGGCGTCGGTCttgtgaacaatattaaacaatTTTCGGGTAATGATGGGCAGTGTATCGCATGAACGTTGTCATGAAAACCATGCATCGTGACAGCAGGGCCGTGCGGTTTTACATTCAATGATAGCGAACCTAGCATATCTTCCACACGTTTGAAAATAGACACAGGACATAAAACTTCCATTCTGTTTGGATTGTTTTCACCTTCTTCATCAGAATTTGAAACAAAGATTTGCCTAAATTCTGTTGACGAGAAGACGGGTTTTTCTAACGCATGTCGGTGAACAACTGGAAGAATGCAGCATTGTGGTAAAAGAGAAACGAGACGCTGTACCTGTACCACGGTCATATTTTCGCCTATTCCACGTGACGCTTTAACTTCATGTCGATGTAGTACAACTTTGATTTGGTTATCATAGACTTCCATTATGTCAACGTCTGACTTCATGTCTATCGTTGTTGAACCTTCTATTCGGCTAccaaatacatatatatcagcTAATGGCACTGTACATAACAATCGCTTAAGTGTTTCAGCAAATGAACCTTCTATTCGGCTACCAAATACATCTATATCAGTTAATGGCACTGTACATAACAATCGCTTAAGTGTTTCAGCAAATGAATATATGTATCGGCGAAAGTAAACAAGTTCCTCCGTGACACCAATATCTTCCATAACCTCACACAAGTGTAATGAAAGATTTTGTAAAAGTTTTTTCTCCATTTTAGAAAATGAACAAATGAACACCGTGTCACCGAGTTCAACAAATATCCATCGTTAAGGTAAATAATGTAATATGCTAAATACTATTTATTTGTCTATATTTAGTAAAGTACAGTACGTGTGTGAGCgtaatttttatcattttaacgtAAAAATAATTTCTTCTCATCGGACATCATCTATGCAGTATCTAGCTTTAATTCGTTTATCAGTTATGTGATACGTATGGACCTTTCGTACCTGATGGTACAATCTTAATTTAAGATAAAACTGCGGTCTAAGTCACAATATACTATACGCTTTCCTCAACCAATTAAATGTAatagcaataactttaacaaaaaataaacgcaACATTTTTTCCAGTTGAGACCCTTATTATCATAACTTGTTTAAAAGGGTATTCAATTTCCAACTGATTTAAACAATACAACAGATATGCAATGCGACATTTGAGAAAACACGCCGCGATTCAAATTGTATGAGGTACATGTATAAGCAACATTAATTTGCTCAATTGACCGTGTAACTGATAAAACATGTCAGTGATAGTGTTATTAATATCTATATAGGCATAACCGACCTCTTTCAAGTGACCTTCGCGTCAGGAACAGAAATAACCATAAAATGAAAAACGACAACATACattgtgtatgtttatatattcAAGCTAAATACACAATCTGTTCTTGCGGATTTGGCTCACAGAGTCCATTGCATTCAAGTATGATTTCATGTAGCGAATTAACGCTACACATAAACCAAGTATGCCTTTCAATTTCAGTCGGAATGCAATTTAGCCCTCATTCTGTCATAATAGGGTTGGGATATACTAGTATTTGAAATACAACCCCTCCAGATCAAACAAtcggaattcatgcatttaatgaatttattttattttcttttgcTAACAAATTACCAAACAATCAGCCTTCCCAtttatattttgcacttgcaCACGATATATAACACAAACTTTTTTAGGTCACAATATATGCGTCTAACTATCCTTTGGCGTATTTTGGGGATAGTAACAgggtaaaacaaaaacaacgcaTATCTAAATTTTACTTCGAATATTTTATAACTTGTTTATGCAGTACATTTTAACAAGGTTTAATACTTGAGGAACATGTACAACGCACAATGAAACTaagaataaatatattatgtgaaAAAATAGTCTGATAACTAAGAATATCCATCCGTGGTGTTTCATCATTCCTGACATTATGACGTATAAAATCGGAAATACACTATGGACGGACCATTGGTTTATCGACTAGCAACCGCGATGAATATATATAGCTTCCggttttcttaaaataacaaatgcgaacataaattataattaaattataatgtatCAAATCTACCGCATCGGTCCATGGAGATTTTGACGTTAATTTTTATATTGCTTATGTTGACATATATAAAGTGATATCTGGTATTATTGTTTAGTCAGTCAGTTGCAATAAATCCATCTTTTTCTCGAAGTACACCTTTAGCAAAATGATTTGTTCTTAATATTTGATTTCCGTCATCTATTTGACGAGTTTTTAAGAACACTGGTTTAATGACATGATATAACCTATCAGAAAGGTCGTTTAACCGTTGATTGTTACATTCCGCATGGGTTTGGCTAAAATCAATTGTTTCTTGGAATGGTCCCGATATAAGGATAAacccattttttaaataattgaattaattCCTAACGAAAAAAATGCAGCGGCagtttcattgttgttttttgtttgtcacATGATCATGTTAAACTATTTTTCACAAAACTTTTTCAATTTATATAGAAGTTAATACGGATCCTGTTTACAAACCTTCTGCATGCTACTACTTTGGCACTGCTTTGTATAAAGTGCAATAATTTCGCACTATTTTATTCAATTGtcaatgagtcgtgttctgagaaaactgggcataattcatgtgcggaaagtgtcgtcccagattagcctgtgcaatccgcacaggctaatcagggacgacactttccgcctcaattggatttttgctaagaagagacttcatttaaacgaaaaatatcataaaagtggaaagtgtcgtccctgattagcctgtgcgaactgcacaggctaatctggtacgacactttacgcatgtatgcattaagcccagttttctcagaacacgacacaattgttCTATTGCCGTTATGTTTCATTTAATACCGAATAATCGCACTGGGGCTCTGCTGGTTACTCATACGTGACATGATTGCTTTCAACGGCAATAACTTTTGTTGATCAATTTACAAGACATGGCATCTATAATAGGTTGActaaatttcaatatttaatgtgTTTGATTTTTCATTACGTTGACAAAAATTTACAATCCGCGAGTTATCGCGTGTGTTTAACTatgtgtaaatataatttttaaagtaaaacatacattttgttaTAACACGCGAGAAATAGTTGGGTATTTGTCCGTCGATCTTCGAAAGAAAGAATGGGTTAAACGAAGATAACAAGTACAAGTTATTTTggtgcatttaaatatataaagctgATATCCAAAGTGGAATGGCTGAAACATACATGGGGGCGTatataattgcaaaatgtaaTGGTCAAAGcatatataacataaaacattgtgtacacacctgtcttactgacctgtgtactaacgcaaaaggaattgtgggtagcacttcttttacgagtgaaaagtgaaagcgaaagtagataaGGTAATCGTGCTTcagataatcgctatcagtcttaatagagattcaaaaccACATTAAAACATAATTCTACCACgtcacgtgacttgttttctatatgcaaagaagaaaaactactgttggttattaccccgatataccaacggttgtttaaagtgacgtcactttgattgtccgcgcacattttattaatgaagacgacgtcatttgattgtaattgttgtggtgacgtcacgttttcgcggaaaagtggagtaCGTTCGGTTTATACAAATCTCacttataacctttaaatcgcggatatcttattaatgaaatcgtgttagaatcgaaataatccacgggtaaccgttgattattgcggtaataaccaacggtatgtcgttccgatgcttgttatcaaaccactcgggctacgccctcgtggtttaattcctacgcatcggaactccaaaccgttggttattagcgcaataaccaacggttacccgtggattgtttcttaattctaccacggcacgtgacttgttttctatatacactgagaaaaactactgttggttattaccccgataaaccaacggttgtttaaagtgacgtcactttgattgtccgcgcactgtttgtgaacgacgtcattttattttaattgttgtggtgacgtcacgttttcgcggaaaagtggaggacgttcggtataatttttaaggtagcgcacctctaatgatttcccgcgatttcttcgaaggttgaagagcctactattaggtgccgtagcctagtggttaaggcgatagactagaaatctttttggatattcccgcgcaggttcgaatcctgccgacgacgtataatttttgcgacgcgttttatttattttctaacgtaatttgattaaatatggcaaataagctatatttattgttaaatatgttgcaatttttatgcacattcttcaattattaaaattaaaacaacgttatggcgaaattgggtgatttactgttgaaaatacgaaccatgcatgttgcatttttatttttatttcaaaaagtaaacggtaaatctgtctatttcttggtatttttgctgtatatagtgtttctataaaaactaagtttaaaatattacttaaatgatactattttgaattgtatgacactttgtttttaaccgacccaatttttacttggctgaaatcacttacatttcatggcgctcttccatagataaaaatttgtaaaaaataaatgtctgtaaaagaatacttatttcatcttgtttaaactttaaacacctctACAGCATCTGTagacaccaactgcatgcccatatttggaaatttgaattaattatggaacttttatataccccaggggtgaaaataaactggacaaaagccgagcgtgggggtggttttgaaaaaatcggtatattttttttaaaagcatggaaagcctacctacaaatttgcatgtagttcagtgaaatgatgctgattaagaaaataattaattagattatatttggatatgtgcccattagaggtgcgctaccttaaatcgcggataacttattaacgatatcgtgttagaatcgaaataatcgacgtgtaagcgttggttattgcggtaataaccaacggtatgtcgttccgatgcttgttatcaaaccactcgggctacgccctcgtggttttatacctacgcatcggaactccataccgttggttattaccgcaataaccaatgtttacccgtcgattatttcttaaattaaatagcatttctttaaacaacattccgttttaaacacaaaataaaacgcGATTCTTCTTTCATTATAACCATTTTAATGCCTActcagaactactttggcggaagcataattccccaaaccaggggaatgtgatgcgtcttagtatagaggtgacaataacgtagtgacgtcaccatctatgtatagaatgtaacataaaatatcaaaaagtTTCTACAGTCGCAAGTGAATTCATAGCATGTATCCCAAAATTGTTTTCCATTTCAATCGATTGAAACAATGCGTTATAACcacaaaatatcatattttaatatgaCTTTGAttaatttgtattctatatttaaaattgtataatcttccTCGattttttggtcaataaaaaGGGGTAATATTCACCGCCATGTTTTGTCTGCAGTTTGGTTTATCTGCTGCGTCCTTGTTTTCTTGACGTACAGCGGGTGTATATGCTACAACGGCAGACATTATTTGTATCCTATGGATTTGTATAATATAGACCGTGCATCATTTTATTGTTCTAGCGTATTTTGGTCATCAATGATAATTAATACGAAcatttttcaagaacatttttattttttcacagATGTACATATTAAGTTGACAACAAGTAAACTTGCATATGTATACGATAGAAATCGAAGTTATTAAGTACATCAGAGTATATGCATACATGTGGTAAAATAAACACGTGATTTGGTGCACATGAAATAATTGAATGTTAATTATGCACTTAGACATCTCTGTTATAACACAAGTGTGGATAGCAAAAGAGTTAAACTATAAATTAACTATGAGTTGAAGTTAATTTAAGGAGCACTTTGTTTACTTTGTTTACGTCAGAGGTGATAGAGACACAGAGATTTGGTCATAATAttagaaaaataagaaataatgaagCATTCGGATACTCGGAGACACCTTTAAGAAACATTAATGGATGTAGCAAATGTACATAGAAGCGTTCTGTTAAAAAGCAATCTTCTACATGTCTTCGACCTCCGAGGCGGCGATCACTCGGAACACCTTGATGTTGTTCGGGTTTCCCTGCTCCGCGAGAGCGAACTTGCTGCCCTCGTCGTTGAATGAGATGCACATGGGCCTCGCAAGGGAATCCACGAGGATCTGTCGGAACGCCCCCTTGTCTTTCACCTTGTGGATGTCGTTGGACCAGTAACCGCACACGTACAGGTTCCCGTGGATGTCCACCTCGACGCCGCGCGGGCCAGAAACCGGGTATATGAAGACGGGCGTCTTGTCCACTCGCCCGGTTTCGTATCGAAGAGCCGTCACGGAGTGGTTGTTGTAGTCTGAGACGAATACTGTTGACGTCACCGAATTGAACGTGACGTATTCCGGGTTGCTAAACACCCTCTTACCGATGTAGTCGGTGTCGACCATCATTTTAACGACGCCGTCGAGGGAGATAATTCGTATGCAGCCGCTTCCAAATGTCACCACGAGGTCGTCTTCAGCCATGCAGATACCGTTGGAGCCGCGTTGAGTCTGAACGCTCCCGGCTTCCGTGATCGTGTCGAGTACTTTGAAAATTCGAATTTTACGTTCGTTAGGGAACGTTACGGCGCATTTCCCTTTGTCAATAAAGGTAAAGTCCCAGGGAGGGTTCACACACACGAACGAGCTGGTTAAGTCTCCGAACTCGCCGAAGAGTTTCAGGCGCGAGTTCCCGTTA contains the following coding sequences:
- the LOC127876191 gene encoding uncharacterized protein LOC127876191 isoform X2 yields the protein MRRRYCPHYTISSVNLFEGKLEFKDFDLLQKELTKIIDMNLTCIDKLRMDNVGERLSDTLIKCKSQLPSREHNRSYIISDLVDGSLSTDLLLSRCREIYMNANLVEAILKKWTMKIKYELERAIQYIHELEFVLNGIYSDIASIQASRCITNKMPISENITKMYRDSISGENMSCVLKYVSMLVCTRQFEKAESLLEHAEKNIKADMVEISLFRMNQFRFFNLKHFSTPAELYMACLSKFILNVRFSIHDINCVPKHIVYEIYRRTEDYNGGYDDIEVSPMDYAVIDAKPFLYYLQYMSATDAKKKQAAATKLRQYCVFSFNSVSGGHIETTFNMFGHILELENKFEDAFNAYKMSVDMYPSNNAALWHLFRLLGQCVYGPPLEQKTVD
- the LOC127876191 gene encoding uncharacterized protein LOC127876191 isoform X1, with product MEKKLLQNLSLHLCEVMEDIGVTEELVYFRRYIYSFAETLKRLLCTVPLTDIDVFGSRIEGSTTIDMKSDVDIMEVYDNQIKVVLHRHEVKASRGIGENMTVVQVQRLVSLLPQCCILPVVHRHALEKPVFSSTEFRQIFVSNSDEEGENNPNRMEVLCPVSIFKRVEDMLGSLSLNVKPHGPAVTMHGFHDNVHAIHCPSLPENCLILFTRPTPGHWPKQAIIKKAKECGVFLMSPGNLGNRTQYDKFIQIAYMTIKYDAEFVDIQWRISTNMIERLLMFDINMVQMRAYVIIKMIRKEMLKPLVDDRLCTFHLKTALLFTVEQFPEHVWGDNNLVQCVLYCLNTLRRFMRRRYCPHYTISSVNLFEGKLEFKDFDLLQKELTKIIDMNLTCIDKLRMDNVGERLSDTLIKCKSQLPSREHNRSYIISDLVDGSLSTDLLLSRCREIYMNANLVEAILKKWTMKIKYELERAIQYIHELEFVLNGIYSDIASIQASRCITNKMPISENITKMYRDSISGENMSCVLKYVSMLVCTRQFEKAESLLEHAEKNIKADMVEISLFRMNQFRFFNLKHFSTPAELYMACLSKFILNVRFSIHDINCVPKHIVYEIYRRTEDYNGGYDDIEVSPMDYAVIDAKPFLYYLQYMSATDAKKKQAAATKLRQYCVFSFNSVSGGHIETTFNMFGHILELENKFEDAFNAYKMSVDMYPSNNAALWHLFRLLGQCVYGPPLEQKTVD